In Daphnia magna isolate NIES unplaced genomic scaffold, ASM2063170v1.1 Dm_contigs141, whole genome shotgun sequence, the DNA window GTAGGGAGAAGGCTGGGTTCGTTTGCTTCAGCATGGCACCGGTTCTCAAAGGACCCGTGGGTGCTGAATATTGTCTCTTATGGCCTTCAAATTGAATTTATGTCCACACCTACGCAAAGGTCCCCCTCCCAATAAAGTGACAGGCAACTTGCAAATAGAGATTATCGAATTCGAAATCAGCACTCTTTTGGGGAAACGGGAGATCGAAGAAGCTCAGGAGATAGGGCTTATCAGTAGTATTTTTACAATCCCTAAAAAATCAGGAGGCTTTCGTCCAGTGATTAACCTTAAAGCTCTGAATAACTTTGTCGTGTATAACCATTTCAAAATGGAAGGCTTACCAACAGTTAAAAGCATTGTTCAAGCGAACGATTGGTTAGCTAAAATAGACCTCACTGACGCGTACTTAACAGTGTTGATGCACCAGTCCCACCGCCGTTTTTTTGCTATTCGCATGGAAAGGGAAGATCTATCAGTTCACCTGTCTTCCATTTGGGTTATCTTCCGCACCGCGAATATTTACTAAACTTTTAAAACCTGTAGTGGCCTTTTTGAGGAAGAAAGGAATCAGGTTGGTGATTTATCTTGATGACATCCTCATCATGAATTCGGATCGGGACGTTTTGACTAGAGATGTCGCAGTAGACACATCAACGCTAGAAGAAGCCGGGGTAAAGGAACAAAAATCGGAAACCGTTCCCACCCAAAGCATAGAATTTTTGGGGCTGATTATAGACACAGTTCATTCGACTCTGGATCTGACCACAGGTAAAAAAAGAGGCGATTATGCAAGCCTGTAAAAGACTTCTGTCCAGCCGAGAGTTGGCTCTCTGGGATCTGGCCTCGTTATTAGGTAACTTCAATTGGGCCACAGCGGCGGTCCCGTTTGCTCAAGCTAATCTACGAAGTATTCAGAATTTGTACATTAACCACTAAAAGATGGCAGGGGGAAATTTAGTCGTAAAAACAACATTGTCGGAGGAAGCAAGGGCAGACTTGAACTGGTGGGTTCGACATTTAGATCAGTCATTCGGGAAATCTTTTTTAACCGCAGACCCAGACTTGCTCTTTTCGGACGCATCCATGACCGGTTGGGGCGCGACGGACAACTATTGTAGCACAGGAGGGAAATGGTCCAATCAAGATACCGGGCGCCATATCAATGAACTAGAATTGTTGGCAGCTTTCTTGACACTACAATATTTTGCAAGCGCTTCTCGGAATTGCGCCATCAGGCTTAATATTGACAATACGACAGCGGTAGCTCACATTAATAAAAGCGGGGGCACAAGATCGCCTTATCTCTTAGAAATAGCGCTAAAAATCGGCAAATGGAGCAAATTGTGAAACATCATTTTAGAAGCAAAATATCTACCCGGGGTTCTTAATGTCGTGGCAGATATATAATCCAGGAGATCGTTCCAGGACAGGGGGGACTGGCATCTAAATTGTCAGATTTTTCAAAAGATCTGGGAGCGCTGGCACCCAGATCTATTTGCGTTGCAGATGAACGCTCAGTTGCCGGAGTTTGTCTGCTGGCACCCTGACCCAGCAGCATGGATGATAGCTGCCTTCTCACTCAATTGGAAGTACATCAAGGGATATGGATTCCCACCATTCAATCTGATAGGGAACTGCATCCGGAAGATGCACCAAGACCAGGCCCAGTTGACACTAGTTTGCCCGTATTGGCCCAGCCAACCCTGGTTCCCGTTGCTCCTGGAGACGACAGTCGATATACCGAGGATCCTTCCCTACCACGAAGACCTGCTGTTGGATGCGAACGGGGAAGCTCACCCACTACTGACATCCAACGCTCTGTGCTTAATCGCATGGAGATTATCAGGAGTCGCTTCAGAAGCGATGGAATTCCGGACCAAGCTATCGACCTTATACTGGCCAGCAACTGACCAGCCACATACACTGGCTACGAAGCCGCCTGGAACCAGTAGACAGATTGGTGCAATAGGAATGGTCACCATCCCTGGCATGGCTCTCTAATCAACGTAATTACCTTTTTGTCCGATTCTTTTCAAAACGGGAAAGCTTACAGTACCATTAATGTCTATCGGTCTATGCTATCGGTTACTCTGCCGCAGGTGAACGGGCAAGATTAAGGAAAACAACCGACTGTTCTTAAACTTATGAAAGGAATTTTTAATTCCAACCCACCAAAGCCAAAGTATGCGGGTACATGGGATGTTGATCTAGTATTAAAATTCTTTAAGTCCGCTCCGCCCAACAAGGAACTATCGCTGATCCGACTATCACGTAAGACAGCTATGCTTTTGGCCTTGGTAACGATGTTTCGAGTTTCAGAACTGGCCGCGATCGATTCGGCGTCGTTGGTTTTTCAGATAGTGGTCTTCAGTTCAACTTATCTAGGCTGAGGAAATCGCAGAATGCCGGACCACTTCTCTCTCGGAATATAATCCGCTTACAAGACGTCAAGATATGTCCGGTTGCAACAACGGAAGATTATTGGAAAGCAACACTCCCTTTACGTAAGCCAGGGGAGAGTGCAAACCTGTTTGTGGGCTCGGTCAAACCACATAGTCAAGTGAAAGGGTCGACGATTGGTCATTGGATCAAAAAGACAGTCAGTAGACACGTCGATCTACTCCACTCATTCCACCCGAGGAGCCTCCGCTTCGAAAGTGGCAAAGAAAGGCGCACCAACAGActcaattttgaaaacggcaAGTTGGGCATCCGAATCAACCTTTGTTAGATACTATAGGAGAGAAATCCTTCAGCAGGATGTGGGGATAACAGTCTTATCCGAAAATTGTACGTGTATATCTTAACGGATGTTGCGCCAACTTGGGTTTTCCTAGGCGGCGGTAGGCTGTTCGGTCTACGAGAGTCACTGTAGAGCCAGAATCCGTGATGACTGGAATATTGACGTTGTTCACAGCTACTTTGTACCGGGCGTTTTGAAGACCCTTGGTCGTGATTTGAAAAGTGTTATCATCCTCAGACTCGGAGTTGGAATTTTCGACGATTGTTACGTTTGCTCGttccttttgttttgcagGATGGTAGGACTTTTGTTTGAAGTTGGAAGTTTCTCTTTCCATTTTGTTTGCCTGTGTGGCTGCTGCCTCTAGGGCTCTTGCCTTGTTCAGTACACCGTCCAGTGTCATTGCTGGCTTTTCCATTATCTTCCGTCTGAGCTCGGTTAAGGTGCAGCCTATTGTCAATTTGGCCTTGATTTCCCTGTCTTTGTCTGTGAAACCACAGTTTTTTGCTGACTGTTGGAGTCGCGTGTGAAATGCATCAAAAGACTCACCATCTAGCTGTCTTGATTGTCGAAACGTGAACATTTCAAAGTCCGTGTTCACTCTGGGTGTGAAGTGGTCACTTAGAGCACGCCGTGCTGCTTCGTAGATGGTTTCGTTACTCTGCGTGTGGtgtgtgaaatttttttttgaaacttctAGTGACTCTGCGTGTGGtgtgtgaaattttttttttacttttggtGAAACTGCCCAGCTGCCCGCTCTGCCCAGCTGCCTACATTGCCCATGCTGTCCAGGTACCCACGCTGCCCAGGTGCCCACGCTGCCCAGGTGCCCACGCTGCCCGGGTTGTTCCTGCTTGGTGAAATGGATTCGCAAACCGTAAGTCAATCATTCACTTAAATAGTGCTGGGCCGATCCCAGACACAGTGTATCGGGCTTGGAACGGATAGGCAACGTTTCGAGTGCTGACATTGTCTAGTTAAGTTAAGAGGCATTGAGACTCATCACCTCAATGGGCACAGGTATCGGGATTGGTTTCACAGTGTCGTCGTGAAAGAGGCCCAGGTCAGTGGACCTTCAGTTAGATAGATATCTTAGTCGGGACATAGGCTGACTA includes these proteins:
- the LOC123467056 gene encoding uncharacterized protein LOC123467056, whose amino-acid sequence is MTLDGVLNKARALEAAATQANKMERETSNFKQKSYHPAKQKERANGLQNARYKVAVNNVNIPVITDSGSTVTLVDRTAYRRLGKPKLAQHPLRYTRTIFG